One part of the Mesorhizobium sp. M4B.F.Ca.ET.058.02.1.1 genome encodes these proteins:
- a CDS encoding HAMP domain-containing sensor histidine kinase, with protein MALSLPAIMRTTAARLSALYFLLFALCAVLLVFYMTSLSARMLTAQTQDTINDEVAGLDRAYRRGGLPVLVRVVEARSRQPGANLYLIADANGQILTGNVQSLEPGVIETEGWTTEPFSYQRFGEGELDRLRSGAPDQATPPSGEPEAQAEGEKGHNAIALVLRLPNQMIMLVGRDLGEPERFRAVIRRALMLALGMMGLGGLLIWFFVGRAALKRIDSVSEASRRIMGGDLSGRLPVTGAGDEFDRLSENLNTMLARIAKLNEGLKQVSDNIAHDLKTPLTRLRNRAEATLAGRQKTPDYRQALESTIAESDQLIKTFNAILMISRLEAGYSSETTSRVDLAAAVRDVVELYEPVAEEAGVILETSAPQAFAVDGNRELIGQALSNIVDNAIKYSADSTGQPTVRVALERVGHEIRLTVSDNGQGIPDDADRARVTERFVRLEKSRSQPGSGLGLSLAKAIMTFHKGKLDLLPADPGLSVIMSFPAREDH; from the coding sequence ATGGCTCTTTCCCTGCCGGCCATCATGAGGACGACGGCAGCGCGGCTCTCGGCGCTCTATTTCCTGCTTTTCGCGCTGTGCGCCGTGCTGCTCGTCTTCTACATGACCTCGCTGTCGGCGCGCATGCTGACCGCGCAGACGCAGGATACGATCAACGATGAAGTGGCTGGTCTCGATCGTGCCTATCGGCGCGGCGGCCTGCCGGTCCTGGTCCGCGTCGTCGAAGCACGTTCCCGCCAGCCCGGGGCCAACCTCTACCTCATCGCCGACGCCAACGGGCAGATCTTGACCGGCAATGTGCAAAGCCTGGAGCCGGGGGTCATCGAAACGGAGGGCTGGACGACAGAGCCATTTTCCTATCAGCGTTTCGGCGAGGGCGAACTCGACCGGCTGCGCAGCGGGGCACCCGACCAGGCCACGCCGCCGTCCGGCGAGCCCGAAGCGCAGGCCGAGGGCGAGAAGGGCCACAACGCGATCGCGCTGGTGCTGCGGCTGCCCAACCAGATGATCATGCTGGTCGGCCGCGACCTCGGCGAGCCCGAGCGCTTCCGCGCCGTCATACGCCGCGCCTTGATGCTCGCGCTGGGCATGATGGGGCTTGGCGGGCTCCTGATCTGGTTCTTTGTCGGGCGCGCGGCGCTGAAGCGCATCGACAGCGTCTCGGAGGCCAGCCGCCGCATCATGGGCGGCGACCTGTCCGGCCGCCTCCCGGTCACCGGAGCCGGTGACGAGTTCGACCGCCTGTCCGAGAACCTCAATACGATGCTGGCCCGGATCGCCAAGCTGAACGAGGGCCTGAAGCAGGTTTCCGACAATATCGCGCATGATCTGAAGACGCCGCTGACCAGGCTGCGCAACCGCGCCGAGGCGACGCTGGCCGGCCGGCAGAAGACCCCCGACTACCGGCAGGCGCTGGAAAGCACGATCGCTGAGTCCGACCAGCTGATAAAGACCTTCAACGCCATCCTGATGATCTCCAGGCTGGAGGCCGGCTATTCCTCGGAGACCACCAGCCGGGTCGATCTCGCGGCAGCGGTCCGCGATGTCGTCGAGCTCTACGAGCCGGTGGCCGAAGAGGCCGGCGTCATCCTCGAGACCTCCGCGCCGCAGGCTTTTGCCGTCGACGGCAATCGCGAATTGATCGGCCAGGCGCTGTCCAACATCGTCGACAACGCGATCAAATATTCGGCCGACTCGACCGGTCAGCCCACAGTGCGCGTGGCGCTGGAGCGTGTCGGCCACGAAATCCGGCTCACCGTTTCCGACAATGGCCAGGGCATCCCCGATGATGCCGACCGCGCCAGGGTGACCGAGCGCTTCGTTAGGCTGGAGAAGAGCCGGTCGCAGCCGGGGTCGGGCCTGGGTCTCAGCCTCGCCAAGGCGATCATGACTTTCCACAAGGGCAAGCTTGATCTTCTGCCCGCCGATCCCGGATTGTCCGTTATCATGAGTTTTCCCGCACGGGAGGACCACTGA
- a CDS encoding response regulator transcription factor, producing the protein MKILVIEDDREAADYLQKAFAEAGHTAHVAGDGETGFALADAGDYDVMVVDRMMPRRDGLSVIAGLRSRGNTTPVLILSALGEVDDRVTGLRAGGDDYLTKPYAFSELLARVEVLNRRASAREAETVYRVGDLELDRLSHSVKRAAREITLQPREFRLLEYLMRHAGQVVTRTMLLENVWDYHFDPQTNVIDVHVSRLRGKIEKGFDKPILHTVRGAGYMLKGG; encoded by the coding sequence ATGAAGATTCTCGTCATAGAAGACGATCGCGAGGCCGCCGATTACCTGCAGAAGGCCTTTGCCGAAGCCGGCCATACCGCCCATGTCGCCGGCGACGGCGAGACCGGCTTCGCGCTTGCCGACGCCGGCGATTATGACGTCATGGTCGTCGACCGCATGATGCCGCGCCGCGACGGCCTGTCGGTCATCGCCGGCCTGCGCTCCAGGGGCAACACGACGCCAGTGCTGATCCTGTCGGCGCTGGGCGAGGTCGACGACCGCGTCACCGGCCTGCGCGCCGGCGGCGACGATTACCTGACCAAGCCCTACGCATTCTCCGAATTGCTCGCCCGCGTCGAGGTGCTCAACCGCCGCGCCAGCGCCAGGGAAGCCGAGACCGTCTACCGCGTCGGCGATCTCGAGCTCGACCGGCTTTCGCACTCGGTCAAGCGCGCCGCGCGCGAGATCACGCTGCAGCCGCGCGAGTTCCGCCTGCTCGAATATCTGATGCGCCATGCCGGTCAGGTGGTGACGCGCACCATGCTGCTCGAGAATGTCTGGGACTACCACTTCGACCCGCAGACCAATGTCATCGACGTCCATGTCTCGCGGCTGCGTGGCAAGATCGAGAAGGGCTTCGACAAGCCGATCCTGCATACGGTCCGCGGCGCCGGCTACATGCTAAAGGGTGGGTAA
- a CDS encoding Do family serine endopeptidase → MNIAPNSYFGTRKRLTATVASLAVIGAVGVGALATGTAPVLADAVRVEAPQVPSFADVVERVTPAVVSVKVKAKIEPAADDGSDQSDDQDGMNNLPDNPQLRRFFREFRGFGDQGGQFGMRRFNHRGHNDGQPRPVAQGSGFFISDDGYLVTNNHVVEEGSAFTVVMNDGKELDAKLIGTDPRTDLAVLKVEGDGKFTYVDFADDSKVRVGDWVVAVGNPFGLGGTVTAGIVSARGRDIGAGPYDDFLQIDASVNRGNSGGPTFNLNGQVVGINTAIFSPSGGSVGIAFDIPASTAKEVVQDLMKSGSVQRGWLGVEIQPVTSDIAESLGLRSEKGALVSSAQDDGPGKKAGITAGDVITQVDGKDVASPKELARLIGAFAPGKSVDVTVWRDGKSETIKVDLGKLPASDKQASNDDSKQPAAPKADTLADLGLTVTKSENGKGLVVTDVDPDSDAADRGIQPGDVITSVNSMEVSGTADVDKAMADAVKAGRKAVLMQITRDDSNRFVALPVAKG, encoded by the coding sequence ATGAATATTGCCCCCAATTCATATTTTGGCACCCGCAAGCGCCTGACCGCGACGGTCGCTTCGCTGGCTGTCATCGGCGCGGTTGGCGTCGGCGCGCTGGCCACTGGAACCGCCCCCGTTCTGGCCGACGCAGTGCGTGTCGAGGCGCCGCAGGTGCCGAGCTTCGCCGATGTCGTGGAGCGCGTCACGCCGGCTGTGGTCAGCGTCAAGGTCAAGGCCAAGATCGAGCCGGCGGCCGATGACGGATCCGACCAGTCCGACGATCAGGACGGTATGAACAACTTGCCCGACAATCCGCAGCTGCGCCGCTTCTTCAGGGAATTCCGCGGTTTTGGCGATCAGGGCGGCCAGTTCGGCATGCGCCGTTTCAACCACCGTGGCCACAATGACGGCCAGCCGCGCCCGGTCGCGCAGGGCTCAGGCTTCTTCATCTCCGATGACGGCTACCTCGTCACCAACAACCATGTCGTCGAAGAGGGTTCCGCTTTCACCGTGGTGATGAACGACGGCAAGGAGCTCGACGCCAAGCTGATCGGCACCGATCCGCGCACCGACCTCGCCGTGCTCAAGGTCGAAGGCGACGGCAAGTTCACCTATGTCGACTTCGCCGACGATTCCAAGGTTCGCGTCGGCGACTGGGTGGTGGCCGTCGGCAATCCGTTCGGCCTCGGTGGCACCGTCACAGCCGGCATCGTCTCGGCCCGCGGCCGCGACATCGGCGCCGGCCCGTATGACGACTTCCTGCAGATCGACGCCTCGGTCAATCGCGGCAATTCTGGTGGCCCGACCTTCAACCTCAATGGCCAGGTCGTCGGCATCAACACCGCGATCTTCTCGCCCTCGGGCGGCAGCGTCGGCATCGCCTTCGACATCCCGGCCTCGACCGCCAAGGAAGTGGTGCAGGACCTGATGAAGAGCGGCTCCGTCCAGCGCGGCTGGCTGGGCGTCGAGATTCAGCCGGTCACCTCCGACATCGCGGAATCGCTCGGGCTGAGGTCCGAGAAGGGCGCGCTGGTGTCGAGCGCGCAGGACGACGGTCCCGGCAAGAAGGCCGGCATCACCGCTGGCGACGTCATCACCCAGGTCGACGGCAAGGATGTCGCCTCGCCGAAGGAACTCGCCCGCCTGATCGGCGCCTTTGCGCCGGGCAAGTCCGTCGATGTCACCGTGTGGCGCGACGGCAAGAGCGAGACGATCAAGGTCGACCTCGGCAAGCTGCCCGCCAGCGACAAGCAGGCGTCGAACGATGACAGCAAGCAGCCGGCGGCGCCAAAGGCCGACACGCTTGCCGATCTCGGCCTGACCGTCACCAAGTCGGAAAACGGCAAGGGGCTGGTCGTGACCGATGTCGATCCCGACAGCGATGCGGCCGACCGCGGCATCCAGCCCGGCGATGTCATCACCTCGGTCAACTCGATGGAGGTGAGCGGCACGGCGGATGTCGACAAGGCGATGGCCGATGCCGTGAAGGCGGGCCGCAAGGCGGTGCTAATGCAGATCACCCGCGACGACTCGAACCGCTTCGTTGCGCTGCCCGTCGCCAAGGGCTGA
- a CDS encoding cytochrome c-type biogenesis protein — protein MTRVSRASLALLGLLFAGSAFAVKPDEVLADPALEARARALSEGLRCMVCQNQSIDESDADLARDLRILVRQRLVAGDSDQQVMDYIVSRYGEFVLLKPRFSLRNALLWGTPVVLLVAGGLFIVLSARSRRAAPASTLTAEEQAALDKILRD, from the coding sequence ATGACGAGGGTTTCGCGTGCCTCGCTGGCGCTGCTGGGCTTGCTGTTTGCCGGCAGCGCCTTCGCGGTGAAGCCCGACGAGGTGCTCGCCGATCCGGCGCTGGAGGCGAGGGCGCGCGCGCTCTCGGAAGGCCTGCGCTGCATGGTCTGCCAGAACCAATCGATCGACGAATCCGACGCCGACCTTGCGCGCGACCTGCGCATCCTGGTGCGCCAGCGCCTGGTTGCCGGCGACAGCGACCAGCAGGTGATGGACTATATCGTCTCCCGCTATGGCGAGTTTGTGCTCTTGAAGCCGCGCTTCAGCCTGCGCAACGCGCTGTTGTGGGGCACGCCCGTCGTCCTGCTCGTTGCCGGCGGGCTGTTCATCGTGCTCAGTGCCCGCTCGCGCCGAGCGGCCCCCGCGAGCACGCTCACCGCCGAGGAGCAGGCCGCGCTGGACAAGATACTGCGCGACTGA
- a CDS encoding heme lyase CcmF/NrfE family subunit yields the protein MVETGHFALVLAFALSLVQMLVPLYGARVGNQKMMAVGGPVTVTGFALTALSFAALASAYAGSDFSVASVWENSHSLQPLIYKITGTWGNHEGSMLLWVLILTFFGTLVAVFGSNLPATLRANVLAVQGAIGCAFFLFILATSNPFIRLNPAPIEGRDLNPILQDLGLAIHPPLLYLGYVGFSICFSFSVAALIEGRIDASWARWVRPWTLVAWMFLTGGIAMGSYWAYYELGWGGFWFWDPVENASFMPWLAGTALLHSAIVMEKRSALKIWTLLLAILTFSLSLLGTFLVRSGVLTSVHAFATDPARGVFILCILTLFIGGSLALFALRASRLTAGGLFHPISREGALVLNNLFLTTATATVLVGTLYPLALEAVTGGKISVGAPFFDLTFGPLMLPLLAIVPFGPLLAWKRGDVLAAAQRLMAAFAAALAAVLVTALFIDGASVFAALGVGLAVWLVCGALTDLAVKSGIGNVAPAVALSRFAGLPRSVFGTALAHLGLGLTLLGIVGTMSFGTEKILTMRAGDTVELSGHRLRFEGLYPAQGPNYSEDRGRFLFIGADGNAKGEISSAKRFYPVRQMTTTESGIRTVWFSQLYLSLGDEGNDGSVVVRLWWKPLVTLIWGGALVMMAGAAMSLLDRRLRVGAPSRRRKPADAAPAASAP from the coding sequence ATGGTCGAAACCGGACATTTCGCGCTCGTCCTGGCCTTTGCGCTGTCATTGGTGCAGATGCTGGTGCCGCTCTATGGCGCGCGCGTCGGCAACCAGAAAATGATGGCGGTTGGCGGTCCTGTGACGGTCACCGGCTTCGCGCTCACCGCGCTGTCCTTCGCCGCGCTGGCCAGCGCCTATGCCGGGTCCGACTTCTCGGTGGCGAGCGTCTGGGAGAACTCGCACTCGCTGCAGCCGCTGATCTACAAGATCACCGGTACCTGGGGCAACCACGAGGGCTCGATGCTGCTCTGGGTGCTGATCCTGACCTTCTTCGGCACGCTCGTCGCCGTGTTCGGTTCAAACCTGCCGGCGACGCTCAGGGCCAATGTGCTCGCCGTGCAAGGGGCGATCGGCTGCGCCTTCTTCCTGTTCATCCTGGCGACGTCCAATCCCTTCATCCGGCTGAACCCGGCGCCGATCGAGGGCCGCGACCTCAACCCTATCCTGCAGGACCTCGGCCTCGCCATCCATCCGCCGCTGCTCTATCTCGGCTATGTCGGCTTCTCGATTTGCTTTTCCTTCTCGGTCGCCGCCCTCATCGAGGGCCGCATCGACGCCTCCTGGGCGCGCTGGGTGCGGCCATGGACGCTGGTCGCCTGGATGTTCCTCACCGGCGGCATCGCCATGGGCTCCTACTGGGCTTATTACGAACTCGGCTGGGGCGGTTTCTGGTTCTGGGATCCGGTCGAGAACGCGTCCTTCATGCCCTGGCTGGCAGGTACGGCGCTGCTCCATTCGGCGATCGTCATGGAGAAGCGCTCGGCGCTGAAGATCTGGACGCTGCTGCTCGCCATCCTCACCTTCTCGCTGTCGCTGCTCGGCACCTTCCTGGTGCGCTCCGGCGTGCTTACCTCGGTGCATGCCTTCGCCACCGACCCGGCGCGCGGCGTCTTCATCCTCTGCATCCTGACGCTGTTCATCGGTGGTTCGCTGGCGCTGTTCGCGCTGCGCGCCTCGAGGCTGACCGCCGGCGGCCTGTTCCATCCGATCTCGCGCGAGGGCGCGCTGGTCCTCAACAATCTGTTCCTCACCACCGCCACGGCCACGGTGCTGGTGGGCACGCTCTATCCGCTGGCGCTGGAAGCCGTCACCGGCGGCAAGATCTCGGTCGGCGCGCCGTTCTTCGACCTGACCTTCGGCCCGTTGATGCTGCCGCTCTTGGCAATCGTGCCGTTCGGGCCGCTGCTTGCCTGGAAGCGCGGCGACGTCCTTGCCGCCGCCCAACGGCTGATGGCCGCCTTCGCGGCAGCGCTCGCCGCCGTGCTGGTGACGGCGCTGTTCATCGACGGCGCGTCGGTGTTCGCCGCGCTTGGCGTCGGTCTCGCCGTCTGGCTGGTCTGCGGCGCGCTCACCGATCTCGCCGTCAAATCGGGTATCGGCAATGTTGCGCCGGCGGTTGCGCTCAGCCGCTTCGCCGGCCTGCCGCGCTCGGTGTTCGGCACCGCGCTCGCCCATCTCGGCCTCGGCCTGACCCTGCTAGGCATCGTCGGGACCATGAGTTTCGGCACCGAGAAGATCCTGACCATGCGCGCCGGCGATACGGTGGAGCTCTCCGGCCATAGGCTCCGCTTCGAGGGTCTCTACCCGGCGCAAGGACCGAACTACAGCGAGGATCGCGGCCGCTTCCTGTTCATCGGCGCCGACGGCAACGCCAAGGGCGAGATCAGCTCGGCCAAGCGCTTCTATCCTGTGCGCCAGATGACGACCACCGAATCCGGCATCAGGACTGTTTGGTTCAGCCAGCTCTATCTGTCGCTTGGCGACGAGGGCAATGACGGCTCCGTCGTCGTTCGGCTGTGGTGGAAGCCGCTGGTGACGCTGATCTGGGGTGGCGCCCTGGTGATGATGGCGGGCGCGGCGATGTCGCTGCTCGACCGCCGCCTGCGCGTCGGTGCGCCGTCGCGCCGCCGCAAGCCGGCCGACGCCGCGCCTGCCGCGAGCGCGCCATGA
- the ccmE gene encoding cytochrome c maturation protein CcmE: MTRKQKRLSVIVAGLAFLAAATGLTFYALGQKASYFYMPGDLATATVQPGQRIRLGGLVEKGTIVRGQGATVAFSVTDKQKSVKISYTGILPDLFREEQGVITEGSFGPDGIFVADSVLAKHDERYMPKEVADGLKAKGVWQESKSE; this comes from the coding sequence ATGACACGCAAGCAGAAGCGGCTGTCGGTGATCGTGGCCGGGCTGGCGTTCCTCGCCGCCGCCACCGGTCTCACCTTCTACGCGCTTGGCCAGAAAGCCTCCTATTTCTACATGCCCGGCGATCTCGCCACGGCGACTGTTCAGCCCGGCCAGCGTATCCGGCTGGGCGGGCTGGTCGAAAAGGGCACGATCGTGCGCGGGCAGGGCGCGACGGTCGCCTTCTCGGTGACCGACAAGCAGAAATCGGTCAAGATCAGCTATACCGGTATCCTGCCCGACCTGTTCCGCGAGGAGCAAGGCGTCATCACCGAAGGCAGCTTCGGGCCGGACGGTATCTTCGTCGCCGACAGCGTGCTCGCCAAGCATGACGAGCGCTATATGCCCAAGGAAGTCGCCGATGGGCTGAAAGCCAAGGGCGTCTGGCAGGAGAGCAAGAGCGAATAA
- the ccmI gene encoding c-type cytochrome biogenesis protein CcmI has product MLFWVIAAILTLGASLAVLLPLAGAGKDESGAGDNDLEVYRDQLSELDRDVARGLIQPAEAEEARAEIGRRILRLGAAVPSGAVARRPLVAIRLVATVAVLAVPLVSWGLYIKLGSPDLPAQPLAERLAKNPADSSVDELVARAEAHLAANPSDGRGWDVLAPVYLRLQRYSDAARAYRNAIRLDGDSATRQVGLGEAIANAAGGIVSAEAQVAFEAALKQDPANAKASFYLAMGLAQEGRAGEATAAWQKMLAALPPDSPWRGAVEQALADTASKSAAAGEPVNGPDAQAVEAVQQMSPLDRQAMIETMVAGLDEKLKQNPRDVEGWIRLIRSYAVLGKTDQARDALGRAINAFGAGSEEAKKFTAFAATLGLMATE; this is encoded by the coding sequence ATGCTGTTCTGGGTCATAGCCGCCATCCTCACGCTGGGCGCCAGCCTGGCAGTGCTGCTGCCTTTGGCCGGCGCCGGCAAGGATGAGTCCGGCGCCGGTGATAACGATCTTGAAGTCTATCGCGACCAGCTGTCCGAGCTCGACCGCGACGTGGCGCGCGGCCTGATCCAGCCGGCCGAGGCCGAGGAGGCGCGCGCCGAAATCGGCCGTCGCATCCTGCGCCTGGGTGCCGCGGTTCCGTCAGGCGCGGTCGCGCGGCGGCCTTTGGTCGCGATCAGGCTGGTCGCGACGGTCGCCGTGCTGGCGGTGCCGCTGGTCAGCTGGGGTCTCTATATCAAGCTCGGCTCGCCCGATCTCCCCGCGCAGCCGTTGGCCGAGAGGCTCGCCAAGAATCCCGCCGATTCCTCGGTCGACGAGCTGGTAGCGCGCGCCGAGGCGCATCTTGCCGCCAACCCGTCCGACGGCAGGGGCTGGGACGTGCTGGCGCCGGTCTATCTGCGGCTGCAGCGCTATTCCGACGCGGCGCGAGCCTACCGCAACGCCATCCGCCTCGACGGCGATAGCGCCACGCGCCAGGTAGGTCTGGGCGAGGCGATCGCCAACGCCGCCGGCGGCATCGTCTCGGCCGAGGCTCAAGTTGCCTTCGAGGCGGCGCTGAAGCAGGACCCCGCCAATGCGAAGGCGAGCTTCTACCTGGCGATGGGTCTCGCTCAGGAAGGCCGTGCCGGCGAGGCGACGGCTGCCTGGCAAAAGATGCTGGCCGCGCTGCCGCCGGACTCTCCGTGGCGCGGCGCGGTCGAGCAGGCGCTGGCCGACACGGCAAGCAAATCCGCTGCGGCGGGCGAGCCTGTCAACGGCCCGGACGCTCAAGCCGTGGAGGCAGTGCAGCAGATGTCGCCGCTGGACAGGCAGGCGATGATCGAGACCATGGTCGCCGGCCTCGACGAAAAGCTGAAGCAAAACCCGCGCGACGTGGAAGGATGGATACGGCTCATTCGTTCCTATGCGGTGCTGGGCAAGACCGACCAGGCGCGCGATGCGCTCGGTCGCGCCATTAACGCCTTTGGCGCTGGCAGCGAGGAAGCGAAGAAGTTCACCGCCTTTGCCGCCACGCTCGGCCTGATGGCGACGGAGTAG
- a CDS encoding RT0821/Lpp0805 family surface protein, with product MKIRVALVSVLLAVSGCTTLGRSGPDAKPSLAAAPPAGGKVATTIISAMNGGLVGGSIGSSLDDTDKRKALEAEYKALEYTASGQKVTWKSESTGHSGEVVAAQPYRVGSQDCRQYTHTVFTGAASATARGTACRNGDGSWTPLT from the coding sequence ATGAAGATTCGCGTCGCGCTCGTTTCCGTACTGCTGGCCGTTTCCGGCTGCACGACGCTGGGTCGCAGCGGCCCTGACGCGAAGCCGTCGCTGGCTGCCGCGCCCCCGGCCGGCGGCAAGGTGGCCACCACCATCATTTCGGCCATGAACGGCGGCCTTGTCGGCGGATCGATCGGCTCCAGCCTTGACGACACCGACAAGCGCAAGGCGCTGGAAGCCGAATACAAGGCGCTCGAATATACGGCGAGCGGCCAGAAGGTGACCTGGAAGAGCGAGAGCACCGGCCATTCCGGCGAAGTCGTCGCCGCCCAGCCTTACCGGGTAGGCTCGCAGGACTGCCGGCAATACACCCACACCGTGTTCACCGGCGCTGCCAGCGCCACGGCGCGCGGCACCGCCTGCCGCAACGGCGACGGCAGCTGGACGCCGCTGACCTGA
- a CDS encoding ATP-binding protein — translation MSRRRKAEPLATIARKPFSARLWPRSLAFRVIAFSTIWAILTLVVIFTLITTLYRQASERGFDSLLSAHLFNLIGSVGISENGALTGAPDLGDLRFSEPNSGWYWSVEPASEGVHGEIHSSSMTTSVLSPSVAEVPFNANFQRSYSTEGIKGEELEVFESEFVLDAKNRAARFRVMGNHTELEQEIASFQRRLLTYLSLFGVGMIAINAIAILIGLQPLRRVRNALAMVREGTAQRLDGRFPAEIEPLANETNALIENNKRIVERSRTQVGNLAHSLKTPLAVLLNEGRALGGAKGQLIAEQAASMQKQVDHYLQRARVAAQRDSVVYRTPVAPLVQRMVRVLQKLKPETSLTLSLPATEIIFGGEREDLEELLGNLLDNAMKWAKRAVAVSVAPVSGKDGVGANLFEIAIEDDGPGIPEDSAREALKRGRRLDETKPGTGLGLAIVADLVNEYGGALALERSAMGGLKAVVRLRSLQ, via the coding sequence GTGAGCCGGAGGCGTAAGGCGGAACCGCTCGCTACAATCGCAAGGAAACCTTTTTCGGCTCGGCTATGGCCGCGCTCGCTGGCTTTCCGCGTCATTGCTTTCTCGACCATCTGGGCGATCCTGACCCTGGTCGTCATCTTCACCCTCATCACCACGCTTTACCGCCAGGCGAGCGAGCGCGGTTTCGACAGCCTCTTGTCGGCGCATCTGTTCAATCTGATCGGCTCGGTCGGCATTTCCGAAAATGGGGCGCTCACCGGCGCGCCGGATCTTGGCGACCTGCGCTTTTCCGAGCCGAATTCCGGCTGGTACTGGTCGGTGGAGCCGGCCTCCGAGGGCGTCCATGGCGAGATCCATTCCTCCTCAATGACGACGTCCGTCCTGTCGCCTTCCGTCGCCGAGGTTCCGTTCAACGCGAACTTCCAGCGCAGCTACTCGACCGAAGGCATCAAGGGCGAGGAGCTCGAAGTGTTCGAGAGCGAGTTCGTCCTCGACGCCAAGAACCGCGCCGCGCGCTTCCGCGTTATGGGCAACCATACCGAACTGGAGCAGGAGATCGCCAGCTTCCAGCGCCGGCTGCTCACCTATCTGTCGCTGTTCGGCGTCGGCATGATCGCCATCAACGCCATCGCCATCCTGATCGGCCTGCAGCCCTTGCGCCGGGTGCGCAACGCGCTGGCCATGGTGCGCGAAGGCACTGCGCAGCGGCTCGATGGCCGCTTCCCGGCCGAGATCGAGCCGCTCGCCAACGAGACCAACGCGCTGATCGAGAACAACAAGCGCATCGTCGAGCGCTCGCGCACGCAGGTCGGCAACCTTGCCCATTCGCTGAAGACGCCGCTCGCGGTGCTCCTCAACGAGGGCCGAGCGCTGGGCGGCGCCAAGGGGCAGCTCATCGCCGAGCAGGCCGCCTCGATGCAGAAGCAGGTCGACCACTATCTGCAGCGGGCGCGCGTCGCCGCACAGCGCGACAGCGTCGTCTACCGCACGCCGGTGGCGCCGCTGGTGCAGCGCATGGTCCGCGTGCTGCAGAAGCTCAAGCCCGAAACCAGTCTCACGCTGTCGCTGCCGGCTACCGAGATCATCTTTGGCGGCGAGCGCGAGGATCTGGAGGAGCTGCTGGGCAACCTCCTCGACAACGCTATGAAATGGGCGAAGCGCGCCGTCGCCGTATCGGTGGCGCCGGTTTCGGGCAAGGACGGCGTCGGCGCAAACCTGTTCGAGATCGCTATCGAGGATGACGGTCCGGGCATTCCCGAGGACAGCGCGCGCGAGGCGCTGAAGCGCGGCCGCCGGCTCGACGAGACCAAGCCCGGCACCGGGCTGGGGCTCGCCATTGTGGCCGACCTCGTCAACGAATATGGCGGCGCACTTGCGCTGGAGCGTTCCGCCATGGGTGGGCTGAAGGCGGTGGTGCGATTGCGGAGCCTTCAGTGA
- a CDS encoding response regulator transcription factor, translating to MRVLVVEDDKDLNRQVSDALIDAGYVVDRAFDGEEGHFLGDTEPYDAVVLDIGLPQMDGISVVERWRRGGRKMPVLILTARDRWSDKVAGIDAGADDYVTKPFHIEEVLARVRALIRRAAGHASSELTCGPLRLDTKASKADVDGVPLKLTSHEFRLLAYLMHHMGEVVSRTELVEHLYDQDFDRDSNTIEVFVGRLRKKMGIDMIETVRGMGYRMREPEA from the coding sequence ATGCGTGTGCTCGTCGTCGAAGATGACAAGGATCTCAACCGACAGGTGTCGGATGCGCTGATCGATGCCGGCTATGTCGTTGACCGCGCCTTCGATGGCGAGGAAGGGCATTTCCTCGGCGACACCGAGCCCTACGACGCCGTCGTCCTCGATATCGGCCTGCCGCAAATGGACGGTATCAGCGTGGTCGAGCGCTGGCGCCGCGGCGGCCGCAAGATGCCGGTGCTGATCCTCACCGCGCGCGACCGCTGGAGCGACAAGGTGGCCGGCATCGACGCCGGTGCCGACGACTATGTCACCAAGCCCTTCCACATTGAGGAAGTGCTGGCGCGGGTCAGGGCGCTGATCCGGCGCGCCGCCGGCCATGCCTCGTCGGAACTGACCTGCGGGCCGCTGCGCCTCGACACCAAGGCCTCGAAGGCCGATGTCGACGGCGTGCCGTTGAAGCTGACCTCGCACGAATTTCGCCTGCTTGCCTACCTGATGCACCACATGGGCGAGGTGGTGTCGCGCACCGAGCTGGTCGAACACCTTTACGACCAGGATTTCGACCGCGATTCCAACACCATCGAGGTCTTCGTCGGCCGGTTGCGCAAGAAAATGGGCATCGACATGATCGAAACCGTGCGCGGCATGGGCTACCGCATGCGTGAGCCGGAGGCGTAA
- a CDS encoding ester cyclase: MRREQLAELYRGYIACLNAQDWANLGRFVGEAVQYNGETVGLSGYRRMLEGDFQAIPDLRFSIELLVCEPPRVAARLHFDCTPKGRLFGLPVNGKRVSFAENVFYEFRDAHICEVWSVIDKAEIAAQL; encoded by the coding sequence ATGCGACGTGAACAACTTGCCGAACTTTACCGAGGCTACATCGCGTGTCTCAACGCCCAGGACTGGGCCAATCTAGGCCGGTTCGTCGGCGAGGCGGTGCAGTACAATGGCGAAACGGTGGGACTGTCGGGCTATCGCCGCATGCTCGAAGGCGATTTCCAGGCCATTCCCGATCTCCGTTTCAGCATCGAACTCCTGGTTTGCGAGCCGCCGCGCGTGGCTGCCCGCCTGCATTTCGACTGCACCCCCAAAGGCAGGTTGTTCGGATTGCCCGTGAACGGCAAGCGGGTCAGCTTCGCCGAGAACGTGTTCTACGAATTTCGCGATGCGCACATATGCGAGGTCTGGTCGGTCATCGACAAGGCCGAGATCGCGGCTCAGCTTTAA